CTGAGGCTCATCCTCGGAGCGGCGAAGGGCTACTGGGAGGAAAAGTACAGACCGAGTGAAGGAGAAATCAGCGTCCCGGAGAACGTCAAGGTTTCCGTGCTTATACCCGGAGAATTCGAGCCTTCCTTTGGCTCCGAGAGCATATTGGAGCACGTGTACAGAAAGATTAGAGACCTCAACGCGGCTGTGGAGGTGCTCAACAGGGCTGGACTGAGCGACGCAGTTCTCTACCGTGCAAAGTTCGGTGAGCTCTCTACAGGTCAGAAGGAAAGGGCAAAGATAGCTTCACTCCTCGCTGAGAAGCCAAATCTCCTCCTCATGGACGAGTTTGCAGCTCATCTCGATACACTCACGGCCATGAGAGTGGCCAAAAAGGTGGCCGAGATTATCAGGGAGGCCGGCATCACCGCCCTC
This is a stretch of genomic DNA from Thermococcus sp. Bubb.Bath. It encodes these proteins:
- a CDS encoding ATP-binding cassette domain-containing protein, encoding LRLILGAAKGYWEEKYRPSEGEISVPENVKVSVLIPGEFEPSFGSESILEHVYRKIRDLNAAVEVLNRAGLSDAVLYRAKFGELSTGQKERAKIASLLAEKPNLLLMDEFAAHLDTLTAMRVAKKVAEIIREAGITAL